One Peromyscus leucopus breed LL Stock chromosome 4, UCI_PerLeu_2.1, whole genome shotgun sequence genomic region harbors:
- the Chchd5 gene encoding coiled-coil-helix-coiled-coil-helix domain-containing protein 5 codes for MQAALEVTARYCSRELDQYGQCVAAKPESWHRDCHHLKMSIARCTSSHPIIRQIRQACAEPFEAFEECLRLNEAAVGNCAEHMRRFLQCAEQVQPPSSPTTGETQPLPAS; via the exons AT GCAGGCAGCCCTGGAAGTCACTGCTCGATACTGCAGCCGGGAGCTGGATCAGTATGGCCAATGTGTGGCAGCCAAGCCTGAATCTTGGCACCGGGATTGTCACCACCTTAAGATGAGCATTGCCCGCTGCACATCCTCCCA CCCCATCATCCGCCAGATCCGCCAGGCCTGCGCTGAACCTTTTGAAGCTTTTGAGGAGTGTCTTCGCTTGAATGAGGCAGCGGTTGGCAACTGTGCCGAACACATGCGCCGCTTCCTGCAGTGTGCTGAGCAGGTGCAGCCGCCAAGTTCACCCACAACTGGAGAG ACACAGCCACTTCCTGCCTCCTGA